Below is a window of Zerene cesonia ecotype Mississippi chromosome 18, Zerene_cesonia_1.1, whole genome shotgun sequence DNA.
AGGTTGAGATTTCATGCAcactatgaaattaattaatttgcaagGCAGATGAGAGCAGActttaatatacctatataaaaaacagcAAAACCCTACTTATAGTTTGCAAAAGGAAAAATTTTTTGagtagatttaaaaaataaacttagcTTCAAACATTATCACGAAAGTATAGCTCCTATGTACTTTTTCCAATATGGAAATTATAGCTGATGATCTTGATTaaactgcaataaaaataaatactcacaGGATTATACTGCAAAGCGGTGACATAGGCCTGTACAGCTTGCTCCATATCCCCAGCGGCCACCAGAGCTGCGGCCAGGTTGATGTATCCATCTATAAAGTCAGGCTTTAGCCGCACAGCATGCCTGTAGTTCTCCAACGCCTCTTGAAGCTGGCCCCTCTCTTTGTAGACATTTCCCAGATTGCTAAGGACCAGTTCggattttattatctatatctaaataatacagatttaacaatttaaatattgtatctgaatatataaacatCATAAATATGGTTAAGATTTTCTATTTGAGTTAACTATCAAGCTAATGATCTGATATTCAAGGCtagatctaaaaataaatccctATTAACTGAGatagcaaattttaaaaatatagaaattatgtCACTTCTTAGAATCTATTTTAGTGATGGCctaaacttttacattttttactgaactttattgttatgtacataaaattaatgaatttttggTAGTGGCATTGctttgtacatttttcaaaattggtctttgaaaataaatttggtcATGCTcaatttcatcatcattttatttaaataatttgatatacacCTGgaagagatattttttttaatatcatattacagTATTAGGTATCAATGCCTTCATAACCTTATTGAtatgaatgataaataattattctgtaTAAGTACAAGAGTATAagcaaaaactaatttataatcaagaaaaaaattaaattcacctATAAGCTTCAGCTAACAATGGGTTCTGCTTGATCGCCAGTGTCGAGAAATGGGCTGATTTATCAAGTCGTCGGCattgaaaatgtattgaagACAAAAGCAACAAGACACCAGTATTAGTAGCATCCTGTCGCCATAACTGCATACAATGCAATTCAGCGTTATCATAATCCCCAGCTTGGTACTCCCTGTGCGCGAGCTCCAACAGTCCtatggaaataattttactcCTTTATCAATAcccaaaaaaaagtataaaccCATAAATAGAGCTCGTGCTAATCACCATGCTTTGACATTGTAACTATTTATggaattaaaactttttaagtgAAGTATGTgctcaattatataataaattattattattaaaactcacCAACGGTAGATATTTGCTGTATATcagacatttttaatatcacagCATTAGCTGGAACTCCGACAATTTGTTGAGGTTGAGTCGTGACAGCTTGCGGCACGGCAACATTCGCTTGAGGTTGCATTTTCGTTATCATTATTTCAAGTACAATCCGAATTACCAATAAACAACCACACGTTACACTTTCACACTACCACATGTAGAATTGATAAATGTACAAGTACTTTTCCATGATAGGCAATCACAAACTaattgagaaaataaattattgacgAAATAAAATGCCTTGATTCACTACAATTCACTATCATTCTTTTCTCATTCTCAAGCGAAGCCAATCGACAGTCGGATATACAAAGACAATTAATTAGCGACCTATCTATTGTCTATGCTACGTAGCTTTCCGAccgagaaaaaaaaatgaatattggaGTTATATCATCTCACAAACTAGTATCTTCTTCTATATTAAACTAAGttcaatttatcatattattttgtattaaataagtaaaagtaaGTATTGAGTAAacccgtattattatactactctttggtgTAGACCATAGATAAATGGTGTCTGTGGTGTCATTTCCGtttattataggtattatTCTCTCCTATCACAATCTGTTCTTTTCTGCATATTACTTTCAAAAAAGAATGTCGATGTTTTACATCTGCCAGGCGTCCTGCGACGgctcacatttttttacaagcATCCCGAAATAGGGTCATTTTGCAGATTTTTGCTTTTACACCATGCCAAGGCAGGTGAGTTATTATTGGCAGAGCGGTAATTGGCCCCTGAAGTTATATCCAGTCAAAATGTTCAGACTcggaataattatattacagaaTTATAACGGTACCAAAAAAACATGCACTTTATAGTGTTCTGTTGGTACTCGAGACGATATGATTCGCAattacacgcttttattaattatcccTTTGTAGACCTTTTTAGAGTGCCGAGTTGCCCTTTTTAGAAAATCAAGGTAGCAACACTGCTCGTATCTTGACATGAACTTCACATAATCAAAACTTCAAAAGTCAAAACAAACAGTTAAGTGTAAACATAACGTTGTCCTCAACtttgaagatatttttaaatgtttttaccGGTTATAAAATCCAAATGTTGATAtaaagtcaataaaaaaatgagcTGTTTTAGAAACAAATTCCAATATGAAAGTCCTTGTGACTCGGACAATGATTGGACCGAATCGTCCGGCGATTCCAAATGTACAGATTCAGAAAGGtagaacataattaatatataatatatacccaataaagttaaataggttcatgttaatttattaggATTTAACTCGTATAATTCATGCAGCTCGGTTCCTGAATGGGACTCTGACGTAGGCGAAGATGGAGAACTTAccttcataaaaattaaggcTGGTAATGAAACTGGAGATATTTCGAACACTgctttattagaaaattatgaaacattcaaattaagaACGGATTTCAAAAGATCGTCGACAAGACGCTCTACCAAAGGTAACTCTTTCGAATTAttcaaagaatatattttatagataccAGAAAATTTGGGACCACATGTAACATCTGGTAATCTCTGATACTAAGGAAAATATGTTGTATATAAGTAATGTAGTAAATCTTAgaaaactgtattatttacattcaatatttttgctcaaaaaaatataaaaaattgttacataaatGGTGGTAAAAAACTGtccttaatataatatccaaagagttgttgttttatatccatatcattatttttatttttgttttctattgtGTAGGCCGAATCTTTAAAGCATTAAAATCACGAagaacaagaaataaaaacagcaccaatataaagaaaaaggaaactgacaataataataaattagttattattcaagtgagtcaattttaaaaatagatattctaaatataattatatatgttatattataacattgaatCATTACAAATTGTATCTATCTTTCAGGTTAGTAAGACCATGATATTTACTAGTGAGAAAAATtgtcaaattgaaaaattatttggaaTCAGTTTAGAGACACATTCTGATGGGAAAACACTAATTGTTGCAAGCTTTTTACCAGAGGCAAAGGCAATCTACAGCCCAAAGGTCAAAACAGGGTACTTATTGCAAAAAATCAATGGGATAGAAGTGAATTGTTATAACATCAATAATGTTCTAAAAAGAGTTAGTGAAGATGTTGATAGCCCAAAACTAACATTTCAAGTAGTGACAGAAGGGATAAATATTGACATAGAGAAATTGCTACTACTTAAACATTCTCCGGATAATTCTATCACACAAATACTAAAAGATTCTATGTGCtctgtattgtatatttgtgGTAATGATAATGAATACCAGACCAATGATGACAAAGGAGTTTTATACTGCTATCCAAGACCTTTTAACcaaaactttttatacaatacaagAGGTGCATATGTAACCTTAAATCATTTGGCACCAAAATCATTGGGAACAAGTCAGCCTCTTTTATCAACACTGATACACAATTCTACATTAGTTAATGTGGCATACGcaacaaataacaatgatttattgttagtTGCATTACCTAATAgttatgtagatatattttcaGTTAAAAGAACTATTCAGGACATAGTTAGGATTTTAGAATTCCTATATGGATCATTACAGACTTGTTTTACGAAACCTAATAATGTGGATAAACTGGATGTACTATTCTGTcgtatatttgttacattgtTATTTGAGAAACAGAGTTCGAGTAATTCTGTTGAAAATATACAGTTTGAGGATGTAGTTGGTGCTAATGCTGTGTCTTTACCTATGGAAGTAAAGATACAAGTGGATGATGCTATTACTGAGTTAGAGGCTGCAGATTATAGAGAATGGgtaagttataataaagaacATTCTTATTACGCaagttaaaatttcaatacatttttcttgTTAGAGCAGTTTCAGACCACTAACCATGATTTATGAagaggtagggcctctgcaaatgcttTGGTAGCTTTTAAGGGGAATTTAATATAGGGAAAAGGTTGTCGACAAGAATAAAGAATGAAATGAGAAGGGTAAGGAATTGAATATAGGTCTCCAGTTCACTCACTCACACTAGGTTACACACATAGAGCAAGAGATATAATTTTGCTTTTAGTGAGATACAAAATGTTAACCAAGTAGAGATTCGAATAGTAactagtataattttaatcaatacatatttcaCAGACTGATGATGTTGAAAGCTTTCAAAGAATGTACACTGTGATCGGagcttgtttatattatagtggACACTTATTGAGCTCTCATTTAAAAGATAAtgatttgaaagaaataaatgcataTCTCAAACTAAATGGCATTTTACGATTGAGTGTTGAAAAAGAAATTGAGAAAGTGGTTATATGGAGAGAAGTGTTTCTTAATGAGCACAGGAATCAGtcaaaacaagaaaataatgaatataggTAAGGTTTCACAAcagtataaaagaaaatagttgTAGAATTAGCAGCAGCATTTAATGACTTAAGATAATTTAGATGTTGTgatacaacaatatttaagaAGGCATAAgttcaagaaaaataaattaatcaagttgtattaaaaaagttatgttgcttgataactatttattattaaataagtctAAAGTTTAATTGATCGGCAGCtgttaaacaaaagaaaatttaatatattgtaataaatcaaaatttcttattgttttcaattattatttttgtaagactcgaatatttttttttatatcaaattattattctttcaaaCATTTGCAGGATTCCCGACGGGCGTTGGTTTATTCTCATAGTAGGAAAAGGACATTTTATTCTGGCAACATTAATGGAGGCCGGTGGATGCACTGAAGAtgttagttataaatttatatttatttatacatatttttaaaagcttatCTAGTACTTTGATTCACTTAAGATTTCCTTTTCAAATGCCCTTTATCCCTTTTATGAATTAGATGAATTCTTTTGTCTCTATTGTACATAAACTCACAATACTTTCTAAtcagttattattttgtttggaGGCGAAATTTCCTCTTCATAGTTTATCAAAGTGTCATTACtacatttttaacagatttaattaatatatactccttttaaaaagtgataaataaatttgtgtatGTTACCATTAATTGATGTTACAGtagaaatacaaacatatacgCAACCAAACATCTTGGGACACTATTAAGCAATCCTGTACCGGTCCACTAGTCTAACTATCTACTGTAGTTATtagttatctatactaatacaaGAAAGCTGAAGGGTTTGTTTGGTTCAACTCGCTAATCTTATGAACtaatggtccgatttgaaaaattctttcagtgttaaatagcccatttatcgaGAAAaattataggctatataatttgtaccacgggcaaagccggggcggattgtatatagtattttatattttttccattaGGCTGTAGGAGTAACACCCCCTTCAC
It encodes the following:
- the LOC119834018 gene encoding protein inturned; translation: MSCFRNKFQYESPCDSDNDWTESSGDSKCTDSESSVPEWDSDVGEDGELTFIKIKAGNETGDISNTALLENYETFKLRTDFKRSSTRRSTKGRIFKALKSRRTRNKNSTNIKKKETDNNNKLVIIQVSKTMIFTSEKNCQIEKLFGISLETHSDGKTLIVASFLPEAKAIYSPKVKTGYLLQKINGIEVNCYNINNVLKRVSEDVDSPKLTFQVVTEGINIDIEKLLLLKHSPDNSITQILKDSMCSVLYICGNDNEYQTNDDKGVLYCYPRPFNQNFLYNTRGAYVTLNHLAPKSLGTSQPLLSTLIHNSTLVNVAYATNNNDLLLVALPNSYVDIFSVKRTIQDIVRILEFLYGSLQTCFTKPNNVDKLDVLFCRIFVTLLFEKQSSSNSVENIQFEDVVGANAVSLPMEVKIQVDDAITELEAADYREWTDDVESFQRMYTVIGACLYYSGHLLSSHLKDNDLKEINAYLKLNGILRLSVEKEIEKVVIWREVFLNEHRNQSKQENNEYRIPDGRWFILIVGKGHFILATLMEAGGCTEDAVGVTPPSPFYVEECESCLELLYDVGLDKYLASWFQSNSQPQLQLSPATLTKHGRKKEGSIKSDIIRSATLKLSKSQLDIKRRHNSSEHINANSNESSMQMAHSTSHHNLYSNKYRHSSLDVSYSEDSGSVKSTSEVSEDRVVGRRADREQKSRRESSGSDSDWDKQDGSRSSNFDVSDIRKSLLSELDNVTVHRITAGEENVLFNFVNLELDRGVLLAPVTSVESQANNALYSYILKTFRAACKKIHELLQHGIKFKNNHAPSNQMNKILVAVKEYGMLFEVPSDVLAECGLNKKNSEPFCFWVVGRVFSEPEPRELYVCYHESVPQDLTEIAYLLSYLE